Proteins encoded in a region of the Sceloporus undulatus isolate JIND9_A2432 ecotype Alabama chromosome 11, SceUnd_v1.1, whole genome shotgun sequence genome:
- the TMEM120A gene encoding ion channel TACAN, with amino-acid sequence MSRRDSVSDCLRDWESSGWLPAETKEAWSKGLRRPRGGERARTAHHQQRHPPRPRPVCLAPVDQRVAKPWFKRWDGGCDRACSFPFSKPFLSFFGQETHRLYKQKLEELTKLQDGISSSISRQKKQLKELSLALKRCKVSLCDQEAKEEEETIQELQSMVKERQNVFFEMEAYLPKKNGLYLSLVLGNVNVTLLSKQAKFAYKDEYEKFKLYLTIILLIISFTCRFLLNSRVTDAVFNFLLVWYYCTLTIRESILINNGSKIKGWWVFHHYISTFLSGVMLTWPDGLMYHKFRNQFLTFSMYQSFVQFLQYYYQSGCLYRLRALGERHNMDLTVEGFQSWMWRGLTFLLPFLFFGQFWQLYNAVTLFQLAQHPECKEWQVLMCGLPFFILFAGNFFTTLRVVHQKFQDKAQKAE; translated from the exons ATGAGCCGCAGGGACTCGGTCAGCGACTGCCTCCGCGACTGGGAGAGCTCAGGGTGGCTTCCAGCGG AAACCAAGGAGGCCTGGAGCAAGGGGCTGAGAAGGCCCCGCGGAGGAGAGAGGGCCAGGACGGCTCACCACCAGCAGCGCCACCCACCACGGCCGCGGCCGGTCTGCCTGGCCCCAGTCGACCAGAGAGTAGCCAAACCTTGGTTCAAACGCTGGGATGGAGGCTGTG atagagcctgttcttttcctttttctaagCCGTTCTTATCTTTCTTCGGCCAGGAAACGCACCGTCTCTACAAGCAAAAGCTGGAAGAGCTGACCAAGCTCCAAGATGGGATCTCCAGCTCCATCTCCCGGCAGAAGAAGCAGCTGAAGGAGCTCTCTCTCGCCCTGAAAAG GTGCAAGGTCTCCCTCTGCGACCAGGAGgcgaaagaggaggaagaaaccaTCCAGGAGCTCCAGAGCATGGTCAAAGAGCGGCAGAACGTCTTCTTCGAAATGGAGGCCTACTTGCCCAAGAAGAACGG GTTGTACCTGAGCCTGGTCCTGGGGAACGTGAACGTGACTCTGCTCAGCAAGCAGGCCAA GTTCGCATACAAGGATGAGTATGAGAAGTTCAAGCTCTACCTCACCATCATCCTTCTCATCATCTCCTTCACCTGCCGCTTCCTTCTCAACTCCAG GGTGACGGACGCTGTCTTCAATTTCCTCCTGGTCTGGTATTATTGCACCCTGACAATTCGGGAAAGCATCTTGATCAACAATGGATCCAA AATTAAAGGCTGGTGGGTTTTCCATCACTACATCTCTACGTTCCTCTCAGGAGTCATGCTGACCTG GCCCGACGGACTCATGTACCACAAGTTCCGAAACCAGTTCCTCACCTTTTCCATGTATCAGA GTTTTGTCCAGTTCCTTCAGTATTACTACCAGAGCGGTTGCCTGTACCGGCTGAGAGCCCTGGGTGAGCGGCACAACATGGACCTCACCGTGG AGGGCTTCCAGTCCTGGATGTGGAGAGGCCTCACCTTCCTACTTCCGTTCCTCTTCTTTGGCCAG TTCTGGCAGCTGTACAATGCCGTCACGCTTTTCCAACTTGCCCAGCATCCAGAATGCAAAGAATGgcag GTACTGATGTGCGGCCTCCCTTTCTTCATCCTCTTCGCCGGGaacttcttcaccactttgcgGGTCGTGCACCAGAAATTCCAGGACAAGGCCCAGAAGGCCGAGTGA
- the STYXL1 gene encoding LOW QUALITY PROTEIN: serine/threonine/tyrosine-interacting-like protein 1 (The sequence of the model RefSeq protein was modified relative to this genomic sequence to represent the inferred CDS: inserted 2 bases in 2 codons; deleted 2 bases in 2 codons; substituted 2 bases at 2 genomic stop codons), with amino-acid sequence MAGVALCEPTELYNLLNQANRVSRLAEPNYLCLLDARTKREYXEDHLTAIRAKTNPLGKYMVPESVNLECVRHCVVYDGVTSSVEAAFDMDYDLYEVDKELKPFDTGTDIAQLRHKPSSEENAKDGSAARCARVMQRVTLPSWSRASAAIQLFTRYYHYLRSQKIFWMPRELEAXTYPVEILPQKLYMGNYSTQSLRXPIQKDLKIKAHINVSEEEGPVSSGDSDKLLHIXVPDSRKQDISPYFSDICHSLNENKDTRIHKEAVLVFSTLGIKPSSTAVLAYLIHSDLTGNAWSYVQKCKNNMRPNGLGFVRQLSEWEERYISPPNSPTSRTQLLSGGGGGHLSPECQALKGQGSPFKWDFFHRCLIGKNKRERFVF; translated from the exons ATGGCGGGGGTGGCGCTGTGTGAGCCCACGGAGCTGTACAACTTGTTGAACCAAGCCAACAGGGTCTCTCGGCTGGCAGAGCCCAACTACCTCTGTTTACTGG ACGCCCGCACCAAGAGAGAGT ACGAAGACCACCTGACAGCCATACGAGCCAAAACG AATCCGTTGGGCAAATACATGGTTCCCGAGTCGGTAAACCTAGAATGCGTCAGGCACTGTGTGGTTTACGACGGCGTCACCAGTTCCGTCGAGGCGGCTTTCGACATGGACTATGACTTGTACGAAGTGGACAAAGAGCTGAAGC CTTTCGACACAGGGACAGACATCGCACAACTGAGACACAAGCCGTCCTCTGAGGAAA ACGCTAAGGACGGAtccgcg gcccgttgcgccagGGTCATGCAGCGCGTCACCCTCCCGTCTTGGTCTCGGGCCTCGGCGGCTATTCAACTGTTCACCCGATACTACCATTAT CTCAGGAGCCAGAAGATATTCTGGATGCCTCGT GAACTGGAAGCTTAAACCTATCCGGTGGAGATCCTGCCCCAGAAGCTCTACATGGGGAACTACTCAACCCAAAGCCTGCGATAGCCAATCCAGAAAGATCTGAAAATCAAAGCCCACATCAACGTCTCCGAGGAGGAGGG CCCAGTTTCGTCCGGAGACAGCGACAAGCTCCTTCACA CTGTCCCAGATTCAAGGAAGCAAGATATCTCTCCCTACTTCAGCGACATCTGCCACTCATT GAACGAGAACAAGG ACACTCGCATACACAAAGAAGCCGTCCTGGTCTTCTCTACGCTGGGCATCAAGCCGAGCAGCACGGCGGTCTTGGCCTACCTGATCCATTC CGATTTGACAGGC AACGCTTGGAGCTACGTCCAGAAGTGCAAGAACAACATGCGTCCCAACGGGCTGGGCTTTGTGCGACAGCTGTCCGAATGGGAAGAGCGCTATATTTCACCGCCCAATTCACCGACATCTCGAACCCAATTActgagcggcggcggcggcggccatcTCTCTCCAGAATGCCAGGCTTTGAAGGGACAGGGCTCTCCTTTCAAGTGGGATTTCTTCCATCGCTGTTTGATCGGGAAGAATAAGAGGGAACGCTTTGTCTTTTAA
- the MDH2 gene encoding malate dehydrogenase, mitochondrial, protein MYSRLTRPASAALRRGFASSAQKNAKVAVLGASGGIGQPLSLLLKNSPLVSHLNLYDIAHTPGVAADLSHIETRAEVKGFLGPEQLPESLKGCEVVVIPAGVPRKPGMTRDDLFNTNATIVANLAAACAKHCPEAMICVIANPVNSTIPITSEVFKKHGVYNPNKIFGVTTLDIVRANTFVAELKGLDPARVNVPVIGGHAGKTIIPLISQCTPKVEFPQDQLTALTGRIQEAGTEVVKAKAGAGSATLSMAYAGARFVFSVLDAMNGKEGVIECSFVRSEETECTYFSTPLLLGKKGIEKNLGIGKISPFEEKMVAEAVSELKASIKKGEDFAKSMK, encoded by the exons ATGTATTCCCGGCTCACCCGCCCTGCCTCGGCCGCCCTCCGGAGAGGGTTCGCCTCCTCCGCTCAG AAAAATGCGAAAGTGGCGGTGCTTGGTGCTTCTGGAGGGATCGGCCAGCCTCTTTCCCTCTTGCTGAAGAACAGCCCCTTAGTCAGTCACCTCAACCTCTATGATATCGCACACACTCCCGGCGTCGCCGCTGACCTCAGCCACATCGAAACGAGAGCCGAAGTAAAAG GTTTTCTAGGACCTGAGCAGCTGCCAGAGTCCCTAAAAGGCTGTGAAGTTGTAGTAATTCCAGCTGGAGTCCCTAGAAAGCCAG GCATGACCCGCGATGACCTTTTCAACACAAATGCCACCATTGTAGCTAACCTTGCAGCAGCCTGTGCCAAGCATTGTCCCGAAGCCATGATCTGCGTTATTGCAAACCCG GTCAATTCCACCATCCCGATTACTTCTGAGGTTTTTAAGAAGCATGGGGTGTACAACCCCAACAAAATCTTTGGAGTCACAACACTGGACATCGTTCGAGCAAATACTTTTGTAGCTGAGCTGAAG GGCTTGGATCCAGCCCGGGTCAACGTCCCAGTCATTGGCGGCCATGCAGGGAAGACCATCATTCCACTTATTTCTCAG TGTACACCCAAAGTGGAGTTCCCTCAGGACCAGTTGACAGCCCTCACCGGAAGGATTCAGGAGGCTGGCACAGAAGTGGTCAAGGCCAAAGCAGGCGCAG GATCAGCCACGCTTTCCATGGCCTACGCTGGAGCCCGGTTTGTCTTTTCTGTACTGGATGCCATGAATGGGAAGGAAGGGGTCATCGAGTGTTCGTTTGTCCGATCCGAGGAAACGGAGTGCACGTATTTCTCCACGCCGCTACTACTTGGG AAAAAAGGCATCGAAAAGAACCTGGGCATCGGCAAGATCTCTCCCTTTGAAGAGAAGATGGTGGCCGAGGCCGTTTCGGAGCTGAAGGCGTCCATCAAGAAAGGCGAAGATTTTGCCAAGAGCATGAAGTGA